In the Clarias gariepinus isolate MV-2021 ecotype Netherlands chromosome 10, CGAR_prim_01v2, whole genome shotgun sequence genome, AAAAGCCCTGAATTTCCACTCGCACttttctctctccatccctctTGAAGCTTACTCTTAAAAAGTTGAGCAAGTACCCCAAAGAATAGTGGCCTTTGAATTGGCTGCACACTAATTACAGTCTTgatgttctttatttttactgcaTTGACTTGAATAATTTGACTGTCTTTTCGACAGAGTTTTCTTCCCCTACAGCAGCAGCATGCAACATTTAATCCAGATCATATTGTTTTTCCTAAAAGCACCTCGGTCTCAGCGCATAAATCATCTCAGATAGTTTTTGCTAACACAGAGTCTTACAGTTTCATTTGGCACCCTTAGGCAAATGAATCACAAGTCAGCCATGGCGCTGCTCTCAGCTACTGTATCATGTTTGTCATCTCGCCCGACTTATCCTGAGCCAGATTTACGTTTCTGTTAAAGATGAAATCTGCGCGAGTGCAGAAACAGTGGTGTCTCCAGGAATGACTGAAATGCAAAGATGCGCTTTGATATGTAAGCTTCAAAGACTGTCTTCTCGCTGCGCAGATGACTCGAGCACGGGGAAGGACGGTGCCAGACCAGCTGGAGATGCAGAGTTCTCCCCTGACCCGTCAGGAAAACTGGGTAAGGTGCTAGAGCTCTCTGAAATTCACTTTGAACTCTTTTTAGCCCTATTAGCTGTAATTGCTTCCCAAGATGAAAAAGGAATTTGCCAAGAGTTTTATAAGCATCTCTTTTAGGCTTAGAGTCGTATACCATGACTTGAGGTTGATACAATGTGGTTTCAAGGAAATAAGCAGGCATAAAtttagttaaaatttttttagttCTAATTTCATTTATAAGCAAGTGGCCTTTTTCCATGTATATAAGGATACACATCATTTACCATATGCAAGAAAGTAAGATTTTCTAAGCTTTAAACAGAAATAGTATGCAGTTGCTTCTTTATGTTCAGTCAAAATGTCAAGTTCTATAAAGCTTGACCGATTATAACACAGCCATTCTTGTCCTACCCTACACTGGTATCGCGCCCTTCTCCAACTATAGACTCAGGTTTTTCTTTGGCGATTGCATTCGACAAGCCAAAGTGCAGGCTATTTAAGTATCATGCAAGGGGGGAAGCATTCCATTCCTCTTCAACGGCCACCATCCAATTCGATATCAGGTCTGAACTGTTAGCGCCCACTGAGCGCCGCCTGCACTCAATAGAGAGACAGGCCGAGTTCACTATTGTGTGTTCTGTCCTGCTGTTTGTTCGGACTCTGCTGTGAGTATAAACAGCCAGCAACCAACGGCCTGCTAAAACTTCAGAGCAGCTGCTGTTTGCTTTGTCAAATTGCCCTCATGTGGTGGCGCTTTGCTCAATAATATTGGCCTCCACAAGAGCTTAACTTCAGCCCTTGTGTGAGATATTTTCATTGTAACATCATCAATGTTGTGAAAAATTACATGGTGCCTTCAGAAAGTCTATAACCCCAGACCCTACAAAAACACTTTGCACACATTGTGCAGAATTGGCACTGGGAGTGGTGTTAAAAAAACGCATTATAGGGATATTATATTGGGCTTTGATAGTCGAGTAGCTAATTTCCAGTGTTGACTTTAATTTTGCTCATATTACAGTTTTAGTCCAGTAAGTGGATTAGTAATTTGCTAGAGGCAGCCATAGCCTTTCTTTATCATGTATTAGGTTCCATTGTTTCTAAAATGCATGCGACTCATAAAAAGGACATGAAATTAGTTTTTCCTGAGATTCTAAAGCATATTTTTCTGTTGTTACTTACAGTGCGTCCCCGGTTCACCCAGCCGGCTAAAATGAGAAAGCGGGTGATAGCTCGGCCAGTGGGCAGCTCAGTGCGCCTAAAGTGCACTGCTAGTGGGAACCCTAGACCTGATATTGTGTGGCTAAAAGACAGCAGACCACTCACACCCGAGGAGGTTGGTGAGAGCCGCAAGAAGAAATGGACGCTCAGCCTGAAAAACCTTACACCGGAGCACAGCGGCAAATACACTTGCCACGTATCCAATCGCGCCGGAGAAATCAACGCCACCTACAAAGTGGAAGTTATCCGTAAGTCATCTGATTCTCCCCTCTGTGCTCATCTCTGAATGTGTCAGACATGATGTGTCAGTTTAATAGACCTAGCAGAGAAAAGGTGCCTGGTTAATGTGCAGTATCtgcttttcatttgtttgtttggccCTGAAACAAAAGGCCTTTTAAAGGCCTGCTTGAGTTCacaacagatttattttttctgtcacCTAAATTGAGAACATAAAAATAAGCTTAATATGAAGCAGCCAGAATGGAATATGAGTGGTGTAATGGAGTTTGTGATAAATGTGGGATGAATTTGGATTGTTCTGTAGCAGTTTATGCTGAATAATGGATGTTGAGTAATTATTTGGAGTAAGCTGCTGTTTAGTAAAGAGTCTTATGGCTTTATTAACAGCTTTGCTCCTATTGAGTGGTTAGACTGGTTTAATGTGCAGAACTATGACAAGGTGACTGTTTGGTGGTAAGTTCAGAGAGCTAGAAAGATTGTAGCCATCTCATTTACCATCTGCTATAGATTAAATCCCAGCTGTGCCTGCTGACTTTACAAACACACGTTTCCATACAGCCGTGCTTCAAGCAAGGGGGATGTGAAACTCGCTCTTGCCTGTGCAATATATGGCATCTTAGATGTTCTGTTATACCTAATACAGATTTTGAATTTAGATATTCTGTTTATACCTACAGAGCGCACCAACTCTAAGCCCATCCTGACCGGCACACATCCTGTAAACACAACAGTAGACTACGGTGGCACCACATCCTTCCAGTGCAAAGTACGCAGCGATGTCAAACCCGTTATCCAGTGGTTGAAGAGAGTGGAGCCTGGCGATGAGAACAAGTACAATTCAACCATTGAGGTTGGAGAGCACCGCTTCGTAGTGCTGCCCACCGGGGAGGTGTGGTCACGGCCCGACGGCTCCTACCTCAACAAGCTGCTCATTACCCGTGCCAAGGAAGAAGACGCAGGCATGTACATCTGCCTGGGTGCCAACACTATGGGCTACAGCTTCCGCAGTGCTTTCCTCACCGTTCTGCCTGGTCTGTATCACTGTTGTTCTGTTGTcttagatttaaaataaaggattttgtgtcctttaaacttttaaaataaaaaattttgaagCATTGCTTTTAAGAAGTCAAGATGAGAGAAATTTTATAGGATGGACTGTTAACGGTTCTCAATAACATTACAGATGTAGATGTACAGTCGAAAGATTTTAAAGTTTGGTTTGATCTTATTGTATTTCAGACACCAAGCGCCTCTTTCCTCATGCCCCTGTCGTCCCATCTCCTGGGCTTCCTTGGCCCGTCATCATTGGCATTCCTGCTGGCGTAGTCTTCATCCTAGGCACGATCCTCCTGTGGTTCTGCCAATCGAAAAAGCACTGTTCCTCAGGAGCCATCGTCTCCGCCCAGGCCAACGGCCATCGGCAGCCTCCTCGAGAGCGCCCGATGCCCGGAGCTGATAAGGACTGCATGGGCTCTTTAAGCTACGAGGAGTACATGAgtcaacagcaacaacaacagcttCTTCTTGGCCCCAAGATCTACCCAAAGATCTTAACAGAcatccacacgcacacacattcacacgtgGACGGAAAGGTGCACCAACACCAGCACATCCACTACCAATGTTAGCCTCCTGATTTCCCACAGGGTTCCTGTTTAAGGTCTGAGCTTCCTGTTCTTTCCTCAATACTGACCTCAACAGTTGCAGTTGCTCTTTGCTTTGTTTGGATTTGTGGAAATTCAACCAACTTTAAGCAAAAGCAAACACTCGGGCCAAGCTGCACCACTACTCCAAAGACGTAAGCCAGGTTGCTTCATATAAAACTGCTTTCTTTTACGGGATTTAGGAGTTTACTTCCCCAAGTTAACCATGAGATATGGCTAAGGAATAAACGAGACAATGACACAAAATGAGCCTCAATTGAAAATAGACAAGATGCAATTGTTTCATACAAAACTAAACACACTTTCAGGTCAGTTCTGGAACATGTACATGGTAAATGGGAAAAAAGTGAATGTACTGTCTCTTTTACAACTCATTATGAACAATGAGCTTGGTCTTTCCAGCCTTGTGATCCACCTCCTCTTTGATCACTCAGCtttaatactttttcacagacCGACTGGATATGGCCAAAAGGAATGTTTCGCATTAGCaccaaattacattaaaaatatttttgttgctGCAACCTCAACCGGATTATCATTTCATgtcagtttttttgttgttgttttttaatccgCATATGCCAAATTTGGATTTTTAGACACTAATAAGCCCTTTACTTCTAACCTGACTGCATGAGAGTCTGTATGTACATGTTTTTGCTGATTTTGTGAGGTTTCACATATCAGATGGGCTTTCATTTTTGGTACAGTACATGAATGTTTCAATATATCAGTCTTTTGCAAATGTAGTTATTTTTAAGTGTATCTTCACTTAATGgataaaaaacaacacaagtgcctgtttttgttgttgttgttgttttatcagAACTTAGCAATATCTGTTATAAAGTTCAGGTACGGGATATCGATACAAATTCCTTCGTCTCAGGTGGCCCTTTTGATTGAACTAGTTTGCCTTTTGGACATATTTTTATTAGCTTGACCACTATATGAAAACTGTGTAAAATGCCTTTGACTGCTCAAGTAATGGCAGCCCAAtgtctatttttatttgtttggggTTTTCTGTGCTAGGGCTTTAAAAATCAGACTTAATCCCAATCCATCGTCTCTGTTTTATCTGTAATTACCCAACTGTAGGAGTGCAGACCACACTGCCAAATTTTGAATCTATATTATATTAACGCACTTATTCCACAGTTTCAATTGTAGTGGTAAGAACATTTAGGGTGGCATTATGTTAGGAATTACTCAAAATCACTCTAAAAGTTAACagattgatttaatttatttgctaGCATTATTTCTGTGATGAAATTGGGCATTACATAAATGTTTTGAACCAAATGAAACGATagataatgattttatttttatttttattttttttatagctgcAATGTAAGCTATGTAGCATATTATtaagtgtaaaatatttatatgtgcAGTTTAAAAAAGTTAGTAATTAGTTATCTATGTATGGACAATCTTGTACAGTCAGGCCTCTTTTTATGTGGTAAAAAACTTTATGTTTGTTacatttgatatcattttatcATTGACAATAAAATGATAAATCTTTTTGGGGGCTCGACTTGTCTTATTTTAATGTTGTCAATCTATTTAGGTGGCATCGAGGGATCAAGTAAGGGATTGAGGGAATTTTATAGActgtaaaccaaaaaaaataactggACAAACCCTCTGTGACATCACCTAGAGATTTTCTCAAGAGTGGAGGGAAACTATGGGAGCCCTGGTCATCGCCATCTTAGCAGGAGCTGGCTCTAAAGTGAAGCATAGCAGACAGCTAGCGGTTTGAAACCTTcaatgcagctgtcactcaaattgGCCAAACCCCTAATTTTATGGCTTAATATAGTTGCACagttgttttgaatgggaaatCTTGCTATGAAGAATAAAAACGTTGGCTTGTTTTTCAGAACTGGAGATTGCCTATTGGTTGCCACTATTTGCATGGCAGAAGTAAGGGATTGAGTGAATTCAGATAACATTTCCTATCATCCCCATCCATCTAACCACCACTAAAGAATATCAGTTGTCTTTAATGGGCATAAACagcattattacatttatatgtaaAGTGTAGTTGTACTTGTGACAACGCTCTTCCACCATTGGTAGAATATGATTTATATTTGCAGTGACAAGCTTTAAAATAGTAATGAATGGTAAAATTATGttctatgagaggaataaaaggtCAGGATGTGTTGTGATGGAAAAATAACATCCGGCTAAGACCTCTATCACACACCCCTGGCATTTATTGTTGTCCCAGAACAGCACGCCCTGTCATGTTTTCTTCCTTACATATCTGTTCTTCTTTATGATTCGTTTGTGCCCAAACAGAGTATGAATTAATGAAACTATTAACTCTGTTGatcagaaatataacaaactaggaagaaaaataataatcaaagacttgttgtgttttttaattgtctCTGTCATTCTACATTGCACaacattcatttttctttttttctttttgacattGAACAGCCGTTCGTGTAGTGGCGAGCGAGCGCCTTCATTGATTCACGCTGAAACGGAAACTCTATGCGTCTGTGATGGCAACACCTGGGAATACCTGCTCACTCCTTTCAAAGAATGAGCCCTCTGTTTGCATTTCTGTCTTCTTTCAAACAGGCAGAATGGTTCTGCAACAAAGCGGCTGCTTAAaaggctgaaaaataaaaaaaacatccccctTTGTAATAATGTGCACAAGCAGTTCACCTTATATGTTTACCTTGCTTGTATGAAAGAGGGTAATGCAGAaacagaggaagaaaaagaaacaaaatagagcgagagagagatatcgaaggaaaaaaagaatctgTAAGATGGGAGTGGAGCCAAGGCCTTTAAAGTCTGCCACAGAACCGTGACAAAAGCAGCCTAATCTCGGTGTTGTCTTTCGGCCCTTTCTTTACACATCCTGCCAAGGCTGCCTGAGAGGAAAGGAATCTCTCGGTTGCTACGCTGACATCACTCAGGCACGAGGGTATCAAAAGCAGGGACGTGCCGGACATGTGAATCTTCACGAATGTTGAAGAAATTATATAGGACCTCTGTTTATCCGTCTGCATACCTGTTGCCTTTTTCAGACCACCCTAGAGGAAGTAAGAGATTCGTAAAAATTTCCCGTCGCGTGTTAGTCCAGGGGGAACATTTCTGTTAGTGCTGTAAAGGTGCAGGGtgagaatgatgatgatgggctGAATTTCTTCTGCCTTTCGTAAATGCCACTCTGTGATGCACTGAAAGAAAACAGAGCGCAGGAGAAACAGACAAAACACTCGTATCGTAGTCAACAGGTGGTAGAACACGTTGCTCAGATTAAACCCCGGCCTTCCGAGAGTGTTCTTTTAGTTTAGCGTATTTCCTGTAATTACTCAAAGGAGTGCAGGTCGAGGCCACATATATTGTCTTTCACTTGCGTAATTGCATTTTTGTTAATCGATCTCAGGCGCAATGAAAGTCATGTGTACAATGCCGCGAAAGATATGGGACAAATTATTACATCTGTTGACAGGCTTTGTTAGAAGGCCAGCGCTGGAGATAAAACAGCCCGCAGGTTACAGAAGAGGCAGCAAGGAAACCAGCAGAGGAGTGCTTTCACTTTTACACGTCTTCTACATGAACTTTGAAAACCTTCGGTAAATATCACAGTATTGTTAACAAAATATGCAGATTTGTGTTTGAGTAAATTGTGAAGTACAAATGCAGAATATATGCAGAATCTGAATACCAAAATTTGCATACCAATTAAACTAAATTATCAAGACTTAATTATTAGGATTTAGATTAAATTACGTATACTGGGACATGTACTGTTTGGGGGTTTTACAATGATCCTTcgttaacaaaataaaaagaaatcatcaAGTAGTATGTGAATGTAAATATAGCATTGTATGTAGCAGCTCAATATTTACTGTTTCCCTTTTTCATCCAATAAATCTGCATTTTCtatcctgctctctgtttttctTGCAATCTGTCTATCTGCCTGTCTAACCCTCTTTCGGTCAGTTATCCCATCTGCATATCcttatcaatctatctatctatctatctatctatgtttatatacagtttctACCTATCTACCTACCCGCCTGTCTATCTACTCCTGCTTGCATTCCTGTCGTTCCACGTGAGCTTTGACCTCTGAACACTCATGTTTTTCTGTAGCCTCAAGGTGACAATGTGCAGAGGATATGTACATGTTATGAGGCTAATTGGAGCATTTCCTGTCATTGAACTTTCCTGTGAGCAATTTAGTCTTGCTGTACTTTATTGTAAATCTGAAAGCAGCCCCATGTGACTATTGAGAAAATGTTCCCCTGCTCCCTTTTCTGACAgcgaaaacaaaaacatcagcaCAACACTccatggaacaaaaaaaaaaaagctttacctGCATGTGAATAAGTGATTCAAGATGTTGTGCTCAAAACTTTGGGGTTTAAATCATTTCATTACCATTGCACAAAGGCTCTCTGTTGTATAAAACAGCCAAGCTTTTAGAGTAATGACTTTCGGAGATGCTTGCTTTATCTCTCCTAGGTGGCACGTCTCATTTGTATGTCCTGAGGCTGTACAAAAGTAAAAGgtctgatttagattttttatttccacaaaGACACAATGACAGCTGGCCCAAGGGCATGACGCTTTCTCTCGATGGGCCCAGCGCAGGAAATTACCCCAAATCCCTGCCGAGCCTGAGAGTTCATGCATGTTTCACGTGTACAATAGTGTCTGTTCACACCTAGTCCTTTACACGGAGCTGTGTATTTCGATGAACTACCGGAATGGCCCTGGTTGCTGTAGGCAACACAAAGGAAACACACATATGTGACTGAGTTACTGGTTTGGGCAAATCGTGGCATGTGAAGTGATGATAAGCGCTTTCTATTTAAATGCATCCATTATCTGTCATGTACTGCAAAGAGCACAAAATCCTCTAAGGCAGAAATACATCTGCACAAAGCAGATGCATTTGCTGGACCATAATCATTTTCACATCACTGCATAAAGTGgacatgtgtgtgcatggctAACTTCTTAATTCCACTCCTAAAGTTTCCCAAATGGATGTATTATTGttaaaactaactaaaaaataaaaaggacctaatattaataaatgtacattttagtaatttttagacagacaaacaaaaaacttaagaaaaaatgtaattccccgctttttgttctttttccatttttgtgttGACCAATTAGATGTTAAAGGTTCTCCCCtgacttgttgctcagctcttcTGTTATCTGAtggggtgtggctcagcagtgGCTCATATACACTGAAATGGCATTTTtagaggaggagtgaaacagagggagTCCGAGGTATGAAGAAAATGCATGATCAGAGTATTTAAGCtgaagcattaacacacacacacacacacacacacaaactggagGAGCTTTGAGACCTGTATTAACTCAAAAGAAATGGTAAATAATGGGACATTTAATAATTGGTACATCCACAATACTGCAATATGAAAATTTATAATTTGAAATTATATTTATCGAACTGCTTTATTTACCTTTCTCTTTGACAGAATAGCCTAACAAAGCTAGTTTGACTTGTTctttactgtacaaataaaacagccaaaaaaaacaGTCCTGTCTTGAAACAATTTGTGTGTTAACTATGGAAAAGATGACTAGTCCCcttatttattttgaactgGTAGAATTAGTACATGAACCTTTAGTACCTGAAGGACTCCCTAGAGCCACTCCTGGACCAATGAGCATGACCATCAACTCCTCAGTTCTATGCTTGGATTGTGTCCTGCGTCACACTGGATAAAGGCACCagacaaaatgtataaatatgagTGTAATCAgatgtttattgtatatttctGTGCCAAGGTTTGTTGTTGGCAGAGCCTTTCTATTCTCCATTTGAAAGTTGTACCTGTGCACGACCAAGACCGATCTTTTTAAGATCACAAGTCCGCACGTTAAATTACCTTCGGCTTGCTCAATCGTGGTGCAAATAACTCACAATTACACTCATTTCCATCTTGAATTGAGTTCTCTGATGAAGTACATAATTGCTTGAACATTTGTCTACCGTGTAGCATTACGCGGCATGACATGGACGATTTCACGCACTACACAAGAAGCCAtatgtgtgcgtctgtgtgtgtgtgtgtgtgtgtgtgtgtgtgtgtgtgtgtgtgtgtgtctttagtgATTCATTGGCTGTGTTTGATGTGGTTATGGAGTCCAATGTTTGCTTTAACATTACTGTGACATAGTTTTTCTTGAGTGGTACTGAATAggttttccttttctctctttctatagTGGTCACTGTGTCTGATGTGGTCTGATGTCTGgttctttatttatgtttgtcatcttttttatttatagatgcCATTGTATTTGATATTATTTATGCCTAATTTTCCTACTTTGCATTACCCAATCAATAAATAActacataaaatgttttacttaatttattcataaaataaacattgaaTAATCATGAATAATCATGGACATGGTCATGGCTACTTCAAAAGACACTATTAAACAAGTTTTTTCAAGAGGCACCATTAAACACTAGCTACATTTATTTGAAGTTTGTACGAATAGTCTAAACATTTATTACTGATTTCAGAAAAACTGTCCTCCATAACTAGGACAGTAACTTCAGAACTAAAATCCTTTATAGGTAGTAGTTTAGCTCACTTTACCTCTTGGATCAAGACAAGTGTAGCGATTTGCTGTTAGGCTACTTGGACCTGCTGCTTTCCTGAGTTCTAGTCTATTCGAGGCTGCCCCTCACATCCATCTGCTTCACCGTGACTCTATCATGAAGAGCTTTATGCCTTACTCGATTGCATGCCTCTCCATCTGTACAATACAATTAAGCCATTGTTCAATCTCCTCTCAGTCTGAGTGGGCGTAAAAAGCCCAACATATGTAACCTTATGTTCAATTACAGCCATTCGAGTGGCTCGTCAAGCGTGTAACTTAATGCTCGGCCATTGATTTGTATCGGCGCCGTAAAAACACGTTGGTGAACCGCG is a window encoding:
- the fgfrl1a gene encoding fibroblast growth factor receptor-like 1a yields the protein MELLWIVLALFDVIYMTNCARGPPRVSEKVVHRQTVRIGRTMKLQCPVEGDPPPLIMWSKDGRNIHSGWMRFRVTHQALRIKEVEAEDAGTFNCKATNGFGSVNINYTLIVIDDSSTGKDGARPAGDAEFSPDPSGKLVRPRFTQPAKMRKRVIARPVGSSVRLKCTASGNPRPDIVWLKDSRPLTPEEVGESRKKKWTLSLKNLTPEHSGKYTCHVSNRAGEINATYKVEVIQRTNSKPILTGTHPVNTTVDYGGTTSFQCKVRSDVKPVIQWLKRVEPGDENKYNSTIEVGEHRFVVLPTGEVWSRPDGSYLNKLLITRAKEEDAGMYICLGANTMGYSFRSAFLTVLPDTKRLFPHAPVVPSPGLPWPVIIGIPAGVVFILGTILLWFCQSKKHCSSGAIVSAQANGHRQPPRERPMPGADKDCMGSLSYEEYMSQQQQQQLLLGPKIYPKILTDIHTHTHSHVDGKVHQHQHIHYQC